From Pseudomonas vanderleydeniana, the proteins below share one genomic window:
- a CDS encoding TonB-dependent siderophore receptor: MSRTLDTLLRPSLLAAAIALGTPLLSPMLIAAEQASSVRAYNLPAGPLGAVLSQIASQSGVTLSLDPALAAGKTSAPVQGQFDALGALHAALNGTGLQLVQSSAGTYTLVPVVAGALALPETNITGQGSGESAWGPVEGYVATRTAAGTKTDTALVEAPRSISVATREQMKQRNVQNLDDAVRYMPGIVASSFGSDSRADWLLVRGFEPTQFLDGLPLPKGVYANPKMETWNLDRVALLRGPASSVYGQTPPGGLIDMVSRRPSTEASHEVEVQYGTDNHRQINFASTGKIDDDGQFLYNLSGVVRDGGTQIEKIDDKRYNIAPSLTWNIDPDTRLTLLSQFTRDDTGMTSQFRPIQGTKIKMPFGDISRDKNLGDPNWEYYDRTYYSLGYAFEHRINDTWQFRQNLRYTKSELSFQAITPLSYPYGQVDNQGNLSSRSTTSTDENIGQIAIDNNLQGNFNTGEIAHTLLLGLDHQRSDTTYTSIFGSAPGINVNNPTYGLAITRPARSTAYYDYNQKTNQTGLYIQDQMALDQWRLTLGGREDWVHSGTTYFNKNDVTNTQRDKAFTGNAAISYVFDSGVVPYLSYAESFQPTSNASASPTETFKPTEGKQWELGVKYQPPGSNTLLTAAVYDLTQKNVQVTDMVGNTPVTSQTGEVKVKGLELEATSDVTENLKLIASYTLSKSEVQKGIYKGNRLQRMPEQQASLWTDYTWHSGFLDGFGVGAGARYTGNTYGDQANTWLGKADAYTVFDASVHYDLGRVDNALKGATVAVKATNLFDKEYLSTCDSYYCYYGDQRSVVASVNYKW, encoded by the coding sequence ACCTGCCGGCCGGTCCGCTGGGCGCGGTGCTGAGCCAGATCGCCAGCCAGTCCGGGGTAACCCTGAGCCTTGACCCGGCCCTGGCCGCCGGCAAGACCTCGGCACCGGTCCAGGGCCAGTTCGACGCCCTCGGCGCCCTGCATGCCGCACTCAATGGCACCGGCCTGCAACTGGTACAGAGCAGCGCCGGCACCTATACCCTGGTTCCTGTCGTCGCCGGTGCGCTGGCCCTGCCGGAAACCAACATCACCGGCCAGGGCAGCGGCGAAAGCGCCTGGGGCCCGGTCGAGGGCTACGTTGCCACCCGCACTGCTGCCGGCACCAAGACCGACACCGCCCTGGTCGAAGCCCCGCGCTCGATCTCCGTCGCCACCCGCGAGCAGATGAAGCAGCGTAACGTACAGAACCTCGACGACGCCGTGCGCTACATGCCAGGCATCGTCGCCAGCAGCTTTGGCAGCGACAGCCGCGCCGACTGGCTGCTGGTTCGCGGTTTCGAACCGACCCAGTTCCTCGATGGCCTGCCTCTGCCCAAGGGCGTGTACGCCAACCCGAAAATGGAAACCTGGAACCTGGATCGTGTCGCCCTGCTGCGTGGCCCGGCTTCCTCGGTGTACGGCCAGACACCGCCCGGTGGCCTGATCGACATGGTCAGCCGTCGTCCCAGCACCGAAGCCAGCCATGAGGTCGAAGTGCAGTACGGCACCGACAATCATCGCCAGATCAACTTCGCCAGCACCGGCAAGATCGATGACGACGGCCAGTTCCTCTACAACCTCAGCGGCGTGGTCCGCGATGGTGGCACCCAGATCGAAAAGATCGATGACAAGCGCTACAACATCGCTCCCAGCCTGACCTGGAACATCGACCCCGACACCCGGTTGACCCTGCTCTCGCAGTTCACCCGCGACGATACCGGCATGACCAGCCAGTTCCGGCCGATCCAGGGCACCAAGATCAAGATGCCGTTCGGCGACATCTCCCGCGACAAGAACCTCGGCGACCCGAACTGGGAATACTACGACCGCACCTACTACTCCCTGGGCTACGCCTTCGAACACCGCATCAACGACACCTGGCAGTTCCGCCAGAACCTGCGCTACACCAAATCCGAGCTGTCCTTCCAGGCCATTACCCCCCTCTCCTATCCCTATGGGCAAGTGGATAACCAGGGCAACCTGTCCTCTCGCAGCACCACCAGCACCGACGAGAACATCGGCCAGATCGCCATCGACAACAACCTGCAGGGCAACTTCAATACCGGCGAAATCGCCCATACCCTGTTGCTCGGCCTGGATCACCAGCGCAGCGATACCACCTACACCTCGATCTTCGGCAGCGCACCCGGCATCAACGTGAACAACCCGACCTACGGACTGGCGATCACCCGCCCGGCACGTTCAACCGCCTATTACGACTACAACCAGAAAACCAACCAGACCGGTCTCTACATCCAGGACCAGATGGCCCTCGATCAATGGCGCCTGACCCTCGGCGGTCGCGAGGACTGGGTCCACAGCGGTACCACCTACTTCAACAAGAACGACGTCACCAACACCCAGCGGGACAAGGCCTTCACCGGCAATGCCGCCATCAGCTACGTATTCGACTCGGGCGTGGTGCCCTACCTGTCGTATGCCGAGTCGTTCCAGCCGACCAGCAACGCCAGCGCCTCGCCTACCGAAACCTTCAAGCCAACCGAAGGCAAGCAGTGGGAACTGGGCGTGAAATACCAACCACCGGGCAGCAACACGCTGCTCACGGCTGCGGTGTACGACCTGACCCAGAAAAACGTGCAGGTCACCGACATGGTCGGCAACACTCCAGTCACCAGCCAGACCGGCGAAGTGAAGGTCAAGGGCCTGGAACTGGAAGCCACCTCCGACGTCACCGAGAACCTCAAGCTGATCGCCAGCTACACCCTGTCCAAGTCCGAAGTGCAGAAAGGCATCTACAAGGGCAACCGCCTGCAACGGATGCCCGAACAGCAGGCCTCGTTGTGGACCGACTACACCTGGCACAGCGGCTTCCTCGACGGCTTCGGCGTCGGCGCCGGTGCCCGCTACACCGGCAATACCTACGGCGACCAGGCCAACACCTGGCTCGGCAAGGCCGATGCCTACACGGTGTTCGACGCGTCGGTCCACTATGACCTGGGCCGCGTCGACAACGCCCTCAAGGGTGCCACCGTGGCGGTCAAGGCCACCAACCTGTTCGACAAGGAATACCTGTCCACCTGTGACAGCTACTACTGCTACTACGGTGACCAACGCAGCGTGGTCGCCAGCGTGAACTACAAGTGGTAA